Within the Telopea speciosissima isolate NSW1024214 ecotype Mountain lineage chromosome 4, Tspe_v1, whole genome shotgun sequence genome, the region CAATAATTTCTAGAATGCCTCTGTAGTTTTGCTAAAACCTGGTAAATAATATATGGCTTACTTCAAATGTATGATATTCATCATCTTTATCTGCAGGTATGGGTTCTTTGCGATCAGAATCGTAAGGGTTACCTTGAAAGGCTTGATTTCTATACTGCTCTGAAATTGGTAACTTTGGCTCAAAATGGAAAAAGACTATTTCAAGAAGATTTGGGAATGCTATTAATGGAGCCAAGAATCCCTGCACCTCAGATAAATATTCCAGCCACATCGCCAACGGACCCACCAAACTCGGATATGACAACTGTTTGCCTTGGTGCAAGGAGTGGTGGATCCTCAATGGTAGAAACTTCACAAACCCGTAGTAGGGGAACTTGTTCCACTTCAGGTCAGGATGGATTTGGTCTGACACCTGCAGCTTTAACATCTTCTATACCACCTAGTCCACGGGCAACTTCTGAGATTTCAACTTCATCAAATCCACAAGATGAGGTATTATCATTATTCCAATCAACGGTTGAGTATTCTAATGCATTAATTGTTTCTGGGATTGGATTTGCTTCTGACtcaaattttggatatttattTTCGGCTTCTCAACCAAACCAAGATGCTGGAGCACCTTCTTTTTCTACAACCAGTGCAGCTATCTCATCTGCCATGTGTCCAgtataaaagagttttcaaaataaattgaaactgacttgtcattatgtcattatcaaaaccTGTCATTGTCTTGCTCATATTTCAAGTTTACgtgtgaaaattttcaagtatacatgtgaaatgattgtatttaccctcattggaaaagaaattgtattatactaaaagggtaaaaaaaaaaaaagagtaaggTTACATATCATTTGACACattaaggggtgtcaataagaaaatctatatatatatatatatagtgctATCACATGTTAATACCGTGAAAAGTTGTatcaaccatagttgtcacggcgtcacggcgatcccatcgtggaagggtgtcacgtcgatatatcgacatgtcgccgcCCCACGTGGCgtccatggcgagcatgtcgaccatgtttaattttttattttctgtatttttaatgtcatttagtatgctataatatatgtcctataacatcaaaaatcaacatgaaagtgtactacactactactaatatactatgccactatggtttaattcatgaaagtgtaactaatatccattagtgtatatgaaagtatgaaaaattgaaaatatatattaacctatcaaataattgaaagcaatagtaaaaatcaaatgataggctaactcATTTcttgaagcttgatagcaatatctttctttagtgtatgtgatttggagcaaagcatctaagctattaaatggtttaaaaaaaaaaaattttaatctaacttttatatgtacaaatatcgaccgatatgccaacatatcgtggtatggcgtccatggcgacgccatggaagccatatcgaacgatatattgacatccaccatggcgtagctcgatatgccccctctcccaacgccaggacgccatggcggcgccatgacaactatggtatcaACTTATTCCTTCTAGTTTAAAAATGTGATATATAATAAAATTCCGTAATTTATGATTACTATTTTTTCCTCCGAGTCAAAGTCAACTCTAAGTGACCAATTTTCTGATTCCGATCTGCTCAAGTCAGTTGATCAGGGTGTAATGGAGTTCCAATTTAGTTGATAAACCAGGACTAATAACAGAATCAATACTGGATAAAATTCTTGAGGTAGTTGTGTGGAATCATGAGGTAGTTTAGTACAGTATACTATACTAATTGCACTTTGCTTTGCTTGATTCACACTGCTTTGATTGATCCGCCATATCCTTTATTTAGGTTCTTTGAATTGTATATGTATTACTTAAGGATTATTGGAGTTGATTCACATGTTAAATGTTAGAACCTTTTCATCATGTTATGTGCGTTTTTAAAAGTGTTGAGATTGTCTGTTTAATGCATTACGGTTACtacttttatttatatatatatatattctttgtGCGCCAGTTAGGCAGCCGGCACTGTACTATATTCAACCAAtcaccttttgcatggatccttttttacaagtatttttatttttaattatctaTGTCTTATCATCCTTATGCTAGGGTATCCCCTCTAAGCGACATGCTGTGTTGCTACCCGGACACGGtgacaagtaggcaagggtCCTCGTACACGAGGCTTCGGCCACTTtggggtctgggaagggtcataatgtacacaaccttacccccgctttgtggagaggctgtttcccgaacTCGAACCCACACGACCACTAGGTTGCAAACTTGCAATGGAGCAAACCTAATCTGCCTGATCTTGTTTTACAtttattaaaatataataaacatGTTATCTTGGCACTTCATAATTCATATGATCagatttttaagaaaaataaaaggaatgtATAGGCCACAATTTCAACAACAAATCAGTCTCAAGGATCTAAGCTAAACGAGGAAAAAATAAGATCACATACCGTAAAAAAGACTATGATAGTGGTTGCACTGAATAGTATCTAGCCATATCCGTCAGGAAAATCGTGAACAAACTACAGAGCAAGGGAAAAAGCAATAGAATACTCGATCACCAAAGTGctctaaaaaggtataaattttcCAAAAATGAAGTTAAGAAAATTGTTGGGAAAGTAAGGGTGAAGAAGTATGAAGATCTTTGTAACAATCTGAACACAAAAGATGGTGCAGACCTGAAATGGTTAGCACGCTAAGATCGAAAATTGGTAGAGAATAGGGTCTGAACTGAAATGGGTTTGATTAGGTTAAGGTTGATTAGTGTGGTTGGCTGCTGGTTTGAatggagataaagaaaaagCCACGACTAGAGGGTTATGGAAATTGGGTTATGTGTAGGGTTTAATGGCAGCAAGGGGTGCAAATGGAAGAAGGGTGCAGGAACAGAATATAAGATGTCTTGATAACTTACTTGAGGATGATCTGCCGTAATGGATGATGGATGCTTGAGGATAAAGatgataaataaaagataaattagacaaCTAGAGTCCCACCTAGGCCGCCAAGAGAGATCCACTCAAGGCCACTTGCTAACAAGTAAAGAACTCACAAGGAGATTGATTTGTTGGTTGTAATTCCTCCTTCTATGAGCAGCCAtggtctctttatatagtatGAGGATAGAGGCATAAATGCTTATAGGTTACAACCACCAATGACTTATAAACATGACTTTAATAACCTACTACCAATGACTTTAGGTTACAACcatgactttagtaacctaccatTAATGACcatgactttagtaacctaccaccaatgactttaggttacaaccaagattttagtaacctaccaccaATGACTTTAAGTTACCACTAAGgctttagtaacctaccactAATGACTTTAAGTTACAAAcatgactttagtaacctactACCAATGACTTTAAGGAAACTCAAAAGACAAGAATAAAGAGGGTCAACCAAGGTGGTCTGATCTGGTCCTAGGCCCAAGAGGATTAGCCATGGGCTAGGCCTGCTACTACTGGCCAGGCTTGGGCCTATGCACATGAATTCTTAGTTGGGCTGGGCCTTTGGTTGCTGCTGGGCTATGGGCTTAGACTAGGCCTTTAGCCTAGCATACTTCTTAACAAAGTAGTGATCAGGCCTTCTTGATGGTGGGCTGTTAGTTGGATTAGCTGGATGCTCTGCATCAACTCCCCCCATGTTGAAATCATTCATCCTCGATGAATGTTGGATAGTCTTGTACTCTTCAAAGAGATCCGGATCAAGGTGTTTGAAATCATCGGCATGGATCCGAGTAAGATCAGTTCTCAGGTGTCCTTTCCATTTGACGAGAAACTTGTGATACCCCCCATTACAAGTTGCGACATAATGGTCATCAAGCACGTCTTCAATGGTATCCTTCGGGGTAGCCTTGAATTGGGGAAGACGCAGAGAGTGCTCGGTATCGCCATCATCGGAATGATGACAGGTGTCAAGAGTGAGATCAGACACATTGAATACATTGGTAATGCTCATGTCGGATGGCAACTCTAAGAGATAAACATTAGGACCAATTTGCTTGAGCACTATGTAGGGACCCATCTTTCGTGGGTGCAACTTGTGGTTGATTCCAGTCATAATCCTCTTAGCAGGAATACGAACCATAACCATGTCACCGGGTGAAAAAGTGACTAAACGCCGGTGCCGGTTAGCATTTGCAACATAAGAATCATTGCAAAGGGCAATACGTTGACGCACATTTACATGTACCTTAGTGATGCGCCTAATAAATTCATCTGCCTCAATGCTGACCCGGGCATTAGGAGGGAGTGGGACAAAGTCTATTGGACGTCGAGGTTGGACTCAAAGCACTATCTCAAAAGGGGTGCGACCCGTGGTGCGGTTAACCGAGCTATTATAGGCAAACTCGACTATGTCAAGAATTGATGGCCAAGTCTTCTCGTAATCCCCTtaccaaaaaaggaagaagattacCTAAGCTCTGGTTGACAACTTCTGTTTGCCCATCGGTATTGAGGATGGAATGCCGTAGGGAAGTTCAACTGGGTATTGGTTTTCAGCCATAGAGTTTTCCAAAAGTAGCTTATGAACTTGACATCAGGATCCGAAACAATAGACTCAGGGAGTCCATGAAGGCGAACAACTTCTTTGAAGAAGAGTATAGCAATGTGCCGTGCATCAGATGTCTTACGGCATGGgataaaatgggccattttggaGAAACGATCAACAACCACAAATATAGAATCATGCTTGTCTCGAGTAGGAGAAGGACCAAGCACAAAATCCATACTTATGTGAACCCATGGCGAATGTGGAATGGGCAGCGGGGAGTACAAACCAGTATTTTGCTTAGTTTCTTTTGCCAGTTGACATGTACGACATTGTTTGATCTCATGCTCAACATCCTTGAGAAGGTGAGGCCAATAGTAACGGTCAACAACTTGTAGGAGAGTCTTATCACGCCCAAAGTGTCCACCTAACCCTCCTCCATGTAGTTCCCGAATAAGGTGCTGCCTTAGGGAAGATGCGGGAATACATAAACGAGTGCCCATAAACAAATAGCCATCGTGTAGTGAGTATTTGAAATCTGTCCCACCTTGCTGCAAGGTGTTATCGACCTTGGAAAAATCCTTGTCTGTGGGATACTCAGTCTTTATATGATCAATGTTCATGGCATGGGCTGAAAAAGTATTGAGCACCAATATTTTCCGACTGAGGGCATCGGCCACCATGTTCTCCTTTCCTGCCTTGTATTTTAGAGCAAAGACAAACTCTTGCAAATAGGCTACCCATTTGGCATGTTTTTGGCTAACCGACTTTTGTGAATGCAAATGCTTGAGGGCCTCATGGTCGGTAAATAAGATAAATTCTTTTCCAATCAAATAATGGCACCAATGCTTCAAGACTTGGACCACAGCATACAACTCCATGTCATAAGTGGAGTAATGCCGTTTTGCATCATTGCTTCTCACTATAGAATGCGATTGGGTGTCCAACTTGCATAAGAACGCCACCAATACCAACGTGGGAAGCATCAGTAGACACCTCAAAGATGATGTCAAAGTTGGGAAGTCGTAGGATAGGCGCCTCTGTCATACACTTCTTAATTTGAGTGAGGGCTTTAGTAGCAGTAGGTGTCcattcaaattttcctttgccTTCGAGACACTCTGTTATAGGAGCCATGATGGTGTTGAATCCTTCGATGAAGCATCGATAAAAAGAGGCCAAGCCATGGAAACTCCGAACTTCAGTGATGGTCTTTGGAATTGTCCAATCGATGATGCTTTGAACCTTCTTCGGATCAGCTTTAACGCCTTTGGAAGAGACAATGAATCCAAGGAAAAGaaccttgggcagcatgaaAGAACATTTCTTCAAATTGATATATAGCTTCGCTGAATGGAGAACTCGCATCACACAGCGTAAATGCTCCAAGTGATCGGTTGTGTCCTTGCTATAAATCAAGATGTCGTCAAAATATACAACCAGAAATTTACCAATAAATGGGCGCAATACctgagtaatgtagtcctaaaataggaaataatcctactaggaaccaagtagaaccaagcttagggCAAGCCTGCTGTTTCGGGCTTATTAGGGGCTGTTTGAGGGCAAAATTAGgatttaggatgggaatttgggaatggggtttatagggttttaatctgcaggtttagagggtcattatggtataaaaatatctgaatttggttaggtttcaaaattctgcagatttagggttagggttttgggtttttaaaattaggtaaatagccaaaactagggtttacagtaggattcaggggcaggggttaaggtcaagtgttagagggactagggggaaggttcggctgcagcagggaggttttctgatggctgaatatgtcccagcagaaaattagggttttttagggtttaaaggagaagagggattttagggtttggctggacagaatgggcagcagctaggATCGAGTCTAGCTGATGGTGAAGGGAAGCtatggtccaaatctgatcagattccgATGGAGGAACAGATCTGAACAGGATTTAGGGTctcctagggtttatgaaaatcggacagaagagaaaggggatcgattggggaagggaaaggaaaggtAAACAGGAAAATTAAATCCAACTTACACTGGATTCCTCCGGCAGCAGCTTGGATtgttgaaggatgaaaccacttTCGAAATagggatcctcccagccgtcacggcgtaaggagtcgcaggattccagccacccttccaccttgataagcccacaaggatgcaaacactcttggagagcaaggagcagcaagcAACCACGAAAAACacttttttaaattcaaatctgttgtcgggagcctcccacgattctactatttataataataaaggggggccaaaggccttacaaataatcaatctaaagcaagtCCTAGTCAGACTAGGAGTGGGCAGTCCTAATCTGAGTCCTAATAATAAAGCATAAAATAgaaatagacttatactctgaATGGGAGTATAAGTTAAAACAATAAACAATTAAAAtacctatccctctaaaatcgtggaggggaactaagagaaataaaacataataaaaagactgttttgcccttcctaaaaaaactaaaaaaactctaaaaggctccaacgaaattCAGCCTAGTcaaggctgctcttcttcttcccattcctaAAGACTTTCGAAGAGTTTACCAACGAAGACTGCGAAGACATCTTCAGCTTGGATCAGGCTCACTTTGGTTGGACGGAGATTTCTTTCGTAATGGATTGAGGCGCTGATCTGGAGTACTTTTGCTGGCCTAAGtaatttttaatcttttattgtGATTTGGGTCATATGtaattttggttcagtttggttcgGCTTGGTTCAGTTTTTTTGGCTTAGTTTTGGTTCCATTTGTAATTCTGGTCTAGGTCCAGGCCCACTTGGATCAGCACCTTTAGTTGACTAGGAGGACTTATTGGAACTTGTGCTCCCTTAGGAAACAGCTTAGCTGGTGTGCTTCCCTTAGATTGGTCTTCCCAAGGGGGAGATCAataattttctattgttttgttttcttttcttaagcTATGTACAGGCCATTCGGCCAGAAGATGTTGAATgttaagaaatgaaatgaaagaagcTATTGGCTCTTGggtctccttctcctctcttgcgTGGAGCATCTTCTCCCCTCAACCCCCCaaatggattttcttcttcttcttctctcctactCTGTTACAGCAATACAACAGGTAAGTCATTTCTGTTCCtctccccccccttctttttcccCTCTTATCCAGCCAGGCCTACtcagtttttcttcttttttctttttctgtttatcACATCCCCTACCCGAATGCATGCTCATCACTACCCTTCCCCTCCTTGTCATACTTACTAATTAAACATCTGGAACCCTTTTATTTTCTGACCTGATATGCACTTATACTGCTGTTAGTTTTGGTGCATCTTCTTCATACTTCCTTATGTCTTATTCTCTATTGGAATGCATGCCTAGGATTAGTACAGCATGAATTCTTTTTAGAGTATTGAAAGGTCTCTGCACTTGATTTGGTAATTTATGTATTGTTTCCTCTTCCCCATTTTGCCTATCAAATGTTTGTGGAAATGATGCTATGAGTTCTATTCTGTATTGTTCATTATTGCATAGATTCAATGTTTTATTAATGCATATGAGTCTGTATACGCTGCTGCTACCCATTTCTGTTGCCTGC harbors:
- the LOC122658998 gene encoding uncharacterized mitochondrial protein AtMg00860-like; protein product: MRVLHSAKLYINLKKCSFMLPKVLFLGFIVSSKGVKADPKKVQSIIDWTIPKTITEVRSFHGLASFYRCFIEGFNTIMAPITECLEGKGKFEWTPTATKALTQIKKCMTEAPILRLPNFDIIFEVSTDASHVGIGGVLMQVGHPIAFYSEKQ